The DNA segment ACTTGCCCCCTTCCTGCTGATTGCCCTTGTCTTCGCTGGTCACGATGGACGCTTCATCGGCGCCCCCCTTGCGGCAGACCTGGAACAGCTCGTTGATGTACTTGAAGGGAAGGTCGGCGTCGGCCTTGACGAACACCACGCGCTGGCTCAACTGGGAGACGTTGCGGTTGATGTAGTCCGACAGCTTCTGCTGCTGGGCTTCTTCGTTGATGAAGAAGCGCTCGTCCTTGGCGTCCTTGTCGTCGATCAGGACGGGGCCGGGGCCGATCACTTCGTACTTATCGTTGCGCTTGGAGGTCAGCATCAGGGTGAGGTACTTCTCGCCCTGGTTCTTCTCCGCCTTCGGACTGTGCTTGGCCAGCGGCAGCTTCACTGCGCTGTTCACCGCGGGCGTGATCACGATGAAGATGATCAGCAGCACCAGCACGATGTCCACAAGGGGCGTGACGTTGATGTCCGACTTCACGCCACCCTTGCCACCACCACCTGCATCCATGGTGTGTTCTCCTCTGAATGGCCCGGGAGCTCGCGCCCCCGGGCAAGGGTGGGAAGTCCTAGCTCTGGCTCTCGCGGCGGATGAACTCGTCGATCATCTGGGAGGCCGCGTTGTTGATGTTGGTGACGACCACGTCCTGCTTGTTGGTCAGCAGGTTGTAGATCCACACGGCCGGGATGGCGACGATCAGGCCGAGGGCGGTGGTGGCCAGGGCCTCACCGATGGAGCCGGCCAGGGCGTTGATGTCGCCGGCGCCCTTGGTCTTCAGGTCGGAGAAGACCTTGATGATGCCGATCACGGTGCCGAGCAGGCCGATGAAGGGGGCCAGGGCGCCGATGGTGGCCAGGCCGCTCATGCCCTTCTTGAGGAGCTCGAGGACCTCGGCGGTGCCGCGCTGGATGGCGCGCTCGACGGGCTGGATGGCGTCGTGGTTGGGGTTCATGGTCTTGAGCTGCTTCTCGTACTGGAAGATGTCCAGGCCGTGCTTCAGCACGAGGGCGATGTGGCTCTTGTTGTGGGTGGTGGCGGCGCGCTTGGCGGCTTCGAAGTCCCCGCGGCGGAGGGTGTCCATGAAGAGCTTCAGGAACTTGTCCGAGGCCTGCTTGCTCTGGGCGTAGGTCACGAAGCGCTCGACGGCCACGTAGATCTGGTAGGCCAGCAGCACGAAGAGGATGGCGATGATGAACTTGTTGGCGATGGAGGCCGAGCGCCAGATCTCGGCCGCGGAGAAGCTGTCGTGGCCGCCTTCGGCGAGACCGAGGACCAGGGAAGAGGAAAGCAGGTTCATGAGGTTTCCTTGTGGGGTTGAAAAAGTGGGGTGACGGGGGGAAAGGGGTGAGCTACTTCAGCCGGAACGACATGGTCAGCTTGAAGCGGGCATATTGGGGGACGCCATTCATCATGGCGGGCTCGAAACGCCAGGTCTTACCCCAATCGGCCGCGTACTGCCTCAGCTGAGGAGGACCTTCCTTGGCGACGGCATCCGTGGGAATGCCGTCGGGCCCAATGACGATTTCCACCACCACCGTGCCCTGGATCTTGGCGATCTTGGCGAGGGGGGGATAGGGGGGCTGGGGCGGCTGGTACTTGATCTTCACTTGGCTGAAGTCGAAGTCCACCACCTTGCCGGTGCCGCCGACCACGCCGCCGACGACACCGCCGACCACGCCGCCGATGACGCCACCCGGGACACCGCCCGGAACGCCGCCGGGAACGCCACCCAGGGAGTGATCCTGCTTGGGCAGTTCCTTGGGCACCGTCTCAGGCACCACTTCCTGCCGGGGATCGATGGGCGTGGTGTCCGCCTTGCTCGTCGTCGTCATCGCCATGGGCGGCGGCGGCGGCGGGGGAGGAGGGGGGGGCGGAGGCGGAGGAGGCGGCGCATCCTCTGCTTTCTGCTCCGAGATGTCGATGCCCACCGTCTTGATCACCTTCTGGCCGGCTTCCGTGTGCTTGGCCAGCTGGAAAGCCGCGACGGCGAACAAGGCGTACATGGCCACCGTCGTGGGGATGGTCACCATGGGGTTGCCCCGCTTGATGGCTTCGTTCCCGGCGGAGAGGGAGGATTTGTAGACGGCATCCTCCAGCGTCTCCGTAGGAGCAGCCTGTTTGGCGGGAACTGGTTTTTGGGG comes from the Geothrix sp. 21YS21S-4 genome and includes:
- a CDS encoding energy transducer TonB, with the translated sequence MSKDPQKPVPAKQAAPTETLEDAVYKSSLSAGNEAIKRGNPMVTIPTTVAMYALFAVAAFQLAKHTEAGQKVIKTVGIDISEQKAEDAPPPPPPPPPPPPPPPPPMAMTTTSKADTTPIDPRQEVVPETVPKELPKQDHSLGGVPGGVPGGVPGGVIGGVVGGVVGGVVGGTGKVVDFDFSQVKIKYQPPQPPYPPLAKIAKIQGTVVVEIVIGPDGIPTDAVAKEGPPQLRQYAADWGKTWRFEPAMMNGVPQYARFKLTMSFRLK
- a CDS encoding MotA/TolQ/ExbB proton channel family protein, whose amino-acid sequence is MNLLSSSLVLGLAEGGHDSFSAAEIWRSASIANKFIIAILFVLLAYQIYVAVERFVTYAQSKQASDKFLKLFMDTLRRGDFEAAKRAATTHNKSHIALVLKHGLDIFQYEKQLKTMNPNHDAIQPVERAIQRGTAEVLELLKKGMSGLATIGALAPFIGLLGTVIGIIKVFSDLKTKGAGDINALAGSIGEALATTALGLIVAIPAVWIYNLLTNKQDVVVTNINNAASQMIDEFIRRESQS
- a CDS encoding biopolymer transporter ExbD, yielding MDAGGGGKGGVKSDINVTPLVDIVLVLLIIFIVITPAVNSAVKLPLAKHSPKAEKNQGEKYLTLMLTSKRNDKYEVIGPGPVLIDDKDAKDERFFINEEAQQQKLSDYINRNVSQLSQRVVFVKADADLPFKYINELFQVCRKGGADEASIVTSEDKGNQQEGGK